From Flaviflexus ciconiae:
TTCTGACCGAACTGGGCGGACAGGTGCTTCTTGGAAGACTTGTAGGAGCAGTGCTCCGACCACATCACGGAGTACATGGCGAGCTCGGCGTTCGTTGGGCGCCTGCCCAGCAGGTCCTTGATTCGCGCGTATTCGTCATCCTTTAGGCCGAGGGCCGCGTACGGCATCTCCTCGTCCGGAGTGGACGCAGCATTGTCGACAGTATCGTGAATCATCGCAGAACCCCCATGAGCGACTGGAAGATCGGAAGGCCATCAACGCCGGTGCGGATGCCATCAGCTCCGTCGGGACCGAAGCCAGCCTCAACGGCATGTTCCGGGTGCGGCATGAGGCCAACAATGGTGCCGGCCTCGTTCGTGATTCCCGCAATGTCATTGCGGGACCCGTTCGGGTTCACATCGAGGTAACGGAAGACAACGCGACCCTCACCCTCCAGCTCCTCAATCGTGGAGTCGTGCGCCTGGAAAGAGCCCTCGCCGTTCTTCAACGGAATAACAATCTCGGCATTCTCATCGAATGCTGAGGTCCACGAAGTGCGGTTGTTCTCGACCCGCAGCTTCTGCTCCCGGCAAATGAATTTCTGGTGGTCGTTACGCACGAGTGCGCCGGGAAGCAGCCCCGCCTCGCACAGCACCTGGAAGCCGTTGCAGATACCCAGGACCGGCATACCTGACTTGGCGCGGTCAATCACGGACGACATGACCGGGGCGAGCGCAGCGATTGCGCCACACCGCAGGTAGTCACCGTAGGAAAAACCTCCGGGGATGATAACGGCATCGACTCCCTTGAGATCGGAATCTGCATGCCACAGTTCGACTGCTTCGCCGCCAGCAAGCTTCACGGCCCGGCGTGCGTCCCCCTCATCAAGCGACCCGGGGAAGGTGATGACACCGACTTTCACTGTTCCTCCGCATATACGCCGACAACGTCTTCGATCACGGGATTGGACAGGACCGTCTCGGCGGCCTTCTTGGCGGCCTCAAGGTCCGCCTCTGTGACGTCGCCTTCAACGGTCAACTCGAACCGCTTTCCCTGGCGAACATCGGTAAAAATGTTAAGACCCTGGTGTGGCAGGGCCCCGGCGATAGCCTTTCCTTGCGGATCAAGGATTTCAGGCTTTGGCATGACTTCTACAATGATGCGT
This genomic window contains:
- the purS gene encoding phosphoribosylformylglycinamidine synthase subunit PurS; amino-acid sequence: MGRIIVEVMPKPEILDPQGKAIAGALPHQGLNIFTDVRQGKRFELTVEGDVTEADLEAAKKAAETVLSNPVIEDVVGVYAEEQ
- the purQ gene encoding phosphoribosylformylglycinamidine synthase subunit PurQ — its product is MKVGVITFPGSLDEGDARRAVKLAGGEAVELWHADSDLKGVDAVIIPGGFSYGDYLRCGAIAALAPVMSSVIDRAKSGMPVLGICNGFQVLCEAGLLPGALVRNDHQKFICREQKLRVENNRTSWTSAFDENAEIVIPLKNGEGSFQAHDSTIEELEGEGRVVFRYLDVNPNGSRNDIAGITNEAGTIVGLMPHPEHAVEAGFGPDGADGIRTGVDGLPIFQSLMGVLR